From Ureaplasma urealyticum serovar 8 str. ATCC 27618:
TTTTTGTTTTTCTAATTGTTTTTGACGTCGTTCTGCTGCTTTTTGTTGTTTTTTCTTATCAGCTTCTAATCTCTTGTTATAAATTTCATCATCTTTAGCTTTAATTGGTTCAATTCATAACATTTCTTCATCATAATCTAAAGCACGTACAACATCAATTTCACGACGATTTTCTTTTTTATTAACCTTAACTAAACGTACTTCACATTCAATTGCTCGTGGTTCATCTACTACTAAAGTTTTAGCATTTCTTGTCGTAAATAAAACAACATATAATTCTTTAGGTTTAGCACGTTTTTCTTTTTTGATTCGCTCCATTTCAATTTTGTATTGCTCTGGATTAGTTGTTTTAAGTGCTTTAATAGCTTTTTGTTCGTTTTTGTAATCAATTTTTTGTTGTTTTGTCATTTGAGCTAAATTATGAGGCTCAGCACGTTTAACAACATATGAATCAATAACTTCTTTTCCCTTGTCATCAATGCTACGTAAATATTTTTTGATTGTGGCTCAAACTTCGTTTGTATCTGATTTATCTTTATTGTTAACGTTAGCTTGATTTTCACCATTTTGTTTACGTTTTTTACGCATAATGAAAACTACAACTAGTATGATAGGAATAATAATGATTAAAATCATTAAAAAATTACTATTACCACCCTTTGTAGCATCTGCTTGTAAAATCGATTCTATTATTTCTTGCTTATCAAGCATGTTATTCCCACCTAATCATTAATTTAATAACACATTATATTATTATATGGAAATTAAAAGAATATTTATAATTAATTAACATAATTAAAGCGTTTTTAAACAAGATAAATTAAATTTAGATAATTAGTTCATCAATAATATTACATTGTAAACTTTTATATCATTTATAATTATTAAAATAAAGATAGGTTAATTTAAACAATAATAACCATCAAATTATAATTTGATTTCAAAAAATAGGAAGTAAGCAAATGTATAACGTTAAATTTTTAGATTTATTAAACGCAAATTTAAAACCAAATCCACAGTGAATCTTTAAAGATCCACATCCCGTTTTACGTGAAGTCACTCAAGATATACAAGGTTATGAATTATCAAAAGATGATATTTATTATCTTAAAAAGATGGTTCGATACATTGATGTTTGTTATCACAACCAGGCTAAAAAATATAAAATTCGTGCTGGGATTGCAATTGCTGCAAACCAAGTTGGTTGAAACAAACGTGCAACTTATATTCATTTTGATGATGGAAATGAAGAACATCATTATTTATTAATTAATCCACATATTACTAAACGTTCATCACAACGTGCTTATTTAAATCCTGGCGAAGGATGTTTATCTGTTGATCATGATCGTTCTGGATATGTAATTAGATATGAAAAAGTTCATGTTAAAGCCTATGATTTGATTAGTGAACAATTTATTGATAAAGAATTTAGTGGAATTATTGCTATTTGTATTCAACATGAAATTGGTCATTTAGATGCAGGTTTATACTACGATAATATTAATCAAGACCAACCATTTTATACAGAACCTGATTGAGTAAAGATTGGAAGATAGAATTTTATGGCAAACAAATATGATGGTAGCGCTATTAAAATTCTAGAAGGATTAGAAGCTGTTCGCAAACGTCCTGGAATGTATATTGGATCAACAAGTAGTGCTGGTTTACACCATTTAGTTTGAGAAATTGTTGATAATTCAATTGATGAAGTTATGAATGCTAATGCAAAAAACATTAGCGTTGTTTTGCATGAAGACAATTCAATTAGTATTTTAGATGATGGTCGAGGAATTCCAGTTGATATTAATCCTCAAACAAAAATTTCTACAGTTGAAACTGTACTAACAGTTTTACATGCTGGGGGAAAATTTGATGAAAGCGCATATAAAACCGCAGGTGGTTTGCATGGTGTTGGTTCATCAGTGGTTAATGCTTTAAGTGCTTGATTAATTTGTGAAGTGTATCGTGATCAAAAAATTTATCAAGCAAAATTTAGTAATGGGGGACATATTGATCAACCACTAAAAGTGATTGGTACAACCAAAAAAACAGGAACGCTAATTCATTTTTTACCAGATCCTTTAATTTTTAAAAACTTATTTTTTAATCCAAATACAATTAAGGAACGTTTGCATGAATCAACTTTTTTAATAAAAGATTTAAAAATTAGTTTTGAAGATAAAATCAACAATAAAAAATACGAATTTATTAATGATCAAGGTTTAATTGATTTTATTAAATTTATTAATGAAACCAAAAAAACATTTTCTGATGTTATTTTTTTAAAAATACCATTAATAAAATCGATGTTGAAGTTGCTTTTCAATATAGTGATCAAAACAATGAAATCATGGTTTCATTCGCTAATTCTGTAAAAACTAGCGAAGGTGGTGTGCATGAAAACGCTTTTAAAAATGCTTTAACAAGTGTTGTTAATAATTACGCACGAAAACATAATTTACTTAAAGAAAAAGATAAAAACTTAGAAGGTGATGACATTCGTGAAGGTTTATCTAGTGTAATTTCACTACGAATCCCAGAAAGCTTAATTAGTTATGAAGGGCAAACTAAAAATAAATTGTTCACACCAGAAGCAAATGAAGCAGTAAAAAAACAATCGAAGATAATTTTAGTTTTTGATTAGAAGAAAATAAAACACAAGCCTTAGATTTAGTTAATCGAGCAATTGTTGCACGAGATGCTAAATTAGCTGCTAAACGTGCTCGTGAAGAAACTAAAAAAGTTAAAAAAATTAAAGAAGAACGTGGAATGGGTGGTAAACTAACACCTGCTCAAAGTAAAGATCCAACTTTAAATGAACTATTTTTAGTAGAGGGTGATTCAGCTGGTGGATCAGCTAAACTTGGAATAAATAAGAAATATCAAGCAATTTTACCTTTGAGAGGTAAAGTTCTTAATGTTTTAAAAGCACGTTTAGTCGATGTTTTAAAAAATGAAGAAATTGCTTCAATTTTTACTTGTTTAGGTACAGGAATTAGTGCTGAATTTGATTTAAAAAAATTAAAATATCACAAAATTATTATTATGACTGATGCTGATACTGATGGTAGTCATATTCAAGTTTTATTACTAACATTGTTTTATCGTTTTATGCGTCCATTAATTGAAAATGGCAATATTTATATTGCTTTACCACCACTTTATAAACTAACAAATAAAAACACTAAAAAGTTCTTTTATGCTTGAGATGATGTGGAATTAGACCAATTAAAAAAAGAACAAAAAAATTATGAAATTCAACGTTATAAAGGACTTGGTGAAATGAATGCTGATCAACTATTTGAAACAACCATGGATCCAAGTAAGCGTTTATTATTAAGAGTTAATATCAATGATATTTTACAAGCTGAACGTCAAATCAATACTTTAATGGGTAATGATGTAAGTATTCGAAGACAATGAATTGATAATAATATTGATTTTAGTGTCATTGATGAATTACAAATCAATAATGAGGAGTCTAAATAAAAACTATGAGTGTAAATCAACAAAAAATTATTAATACACCATTAGACAACATTGTTGGTGAAAGTTATGCTAAATATGCAAAATATATTATTCAAGATCGTGCTTTACCAGATATTCGTGATGGTTTAAAACCCGTTCAACGACGTATTTTGTATGCCATGAGCGAATTAGGAATTTTTCATGACAAACCTTACAAAAAATCAGCACGTACAGTTGGGGAAGTAATTGGTAAATACCACCCTCATGGTGATTCATCAATTTATGAAGCTATGGTAAGAATGAGTCAAGATTGAAAAAATAATTTATGCTTATTAGATATGCATGGTAATAAAGGTTCGATTGATGGTGATAACGCTGCTGCGATGCGTTATACAGAAACACGTTTATCAAAAATTGCTAGTGTAATGCTAACTAATTTAAAAAAAGATGTAGTTAAATTTAGTCCAAACTTTGATGATAGTGAAAAAGAACCATCAATTTTACCATCACTTTTTCCTAACTTATTAATTAATGGAGCAACAGGAATTGCTTCAGGATATGCAACAAGTATTCCACCTCATAATCCTAATGAAGTTTTTGATGCTTTAATTTATCGAATTGATCATCCAGATTGTAGTATTGAAAAATTAATTAAAATTTGTCCAGCGCCAGATTTCCCAACAGGGGGAGAAATTCATGATTTAAATGGATGTGCAAATGCTCACAAAACTGGTGAAGGTAAATTTGTAATCCGAGCTTCAATTGAATTTAAAACAAGTGAAGCAAAAATTAATCAAATCATTATTAATTCCATTCCTTATGAAACAAATAAAGCTTTAATTATTAAAGAAATTGAAGATATTATTTACAATAAAGAAGTTGCTGGTTTAATCGAAGTTCGTGATGAATCAGATGCTAAGGGTGTTAGCATTATCATTGATACTAAAAAAGATGTTAATTTAGAAAATGTTAAAAATTATTTATACAAAAAAACTAGTTTGGAAATTAGTTATAATACAAAATTTATTGCAATTGTTCATCGAACACCAACACTTGTAAGTTTATCAACGTATCTAGATGCGCAAATCAACCATAGTCTTGATGTTATTAATAAAGTTGATTTATATGATTTAAATAAAGTTTTATTACGTATTGAAATTGTTGAAGGTTTAATTAAATGTGTTGATTTAATCGATGAAATTATTAAAATTATTCGGGCTAGTGATTCACGCCAAGACGCAAAAAATGCTTTAATTCAAACATTTGCTTTTACTAATAATCAAGCTGAAGCAATTATTATGATGCGTTTGCATAATTTAACACGCACAGATATATTTGATTTAAGAAATGAATGAGAAAGTCTTCAACAACAAGCTAAAACACTAAAAGAGCGAATTAAATCACTTCAAGTTCGCAAAAATTATTTAAAACAAAAAATGATTGAATTCAAAAAAGAATTTGGTTATCAACGTAAAACAAAATTATTTGATGAGTTTATAAAAGCTGAAGTTAATGAAGATCAAATGATTGAAAAACAAAGTTTAAATTTAGTTATTAGTCGTGATGGATATATTAAAACTGTTTCTAAAAAATCATTTGAATCTTCAAAATATGATGAATTAGGACTAAAAACTAATGATCTTCTTTTTTATCATAATGTAATTAATTCGCATGATCGAATTTTAATTATTACATCAAAAGCAAAATTAATTAATTTAATTGCACATAAAATTAGTTGTATGCGTTGAAAAGATGTTGGTGAACATTTAAATAATTATGCTAAATTTGATGCTAATGAAAAAGTTGTAGCAGTTTATGTATGCAATGAACAATTTAAAGTTGATGAACACCAATTAGTTTTAGGTTCAAAACTAAATTTAATTAAAAGAATTGAATTAAATGAGTTAGATTTAAATAAAAATAGCAAACAAATTAGTATTATGAAACTAAATGAAAATGATGGTTTAATTAGTGCTAATTTAATTAAAAAAGATCATAATCAATTTGTTGTTGCAATTTCTAAACTAGGGTTAGTGTTAATGTTTTTAGTTCATGAAATTAATTGTTTAAATCGTTTAGCAAAAGGGATTAAAATCATGAAATTAAAACCAAATGATGAAATTAGTTCAATTCTAATCGTTCCTAATAATGGTTATAGTATTCAACTTTTTTTAGATCAAGGTAATAAGTGTTTTAGTATTAGTGAGCTAAAATTATCAAAACGTGCAATGACACCATCACCACTTTATTTACCAACAAAAAAAGCACAAAGCGTTTTAGCAGCATTTTTAGTTGGTAATGAAAATGTTTTCTATTTATTAGATGAACAACAAAAAATAAATCCATACTATTTACCAAATCCAAAACCAATAAAATTAAATTCTAAAATTAATAAATACGAAAATGATCTTATTATAACTGATGTTGTTAAAGATAGTTTTTTAAGTGATAGTGTTATAAGTGATTTTAAAAAAATTAGTATGTATGCAAATGAATTTGATAGTGAATTATTAAAAACCAATGAAAATCAAGAGCAAGATGATTTGCAATTAGAATTAATTAATGAGAAAGAAGAAAATGATTAATGATAACAAATAATAAATGTAAGGGTTGTGGCGCTTTTTTGAATGATGAAATTAACAAGATTGGCTATTAAATGATACAAAAACAAATTTATGTCAACGTTGTTTTAAACTAATTCATTACAATAAACTTGAAAAAGTACATACTAATTTAAACCAAAGTATTAAAAATACAATTGATAATTTAGATTTTAGTAATTTACAAATTTTTATGGTTTTAGATATTTTAGATCTAGAACATACAATCATTGATGAACTAAAAAAATATCAAGAACAAATTATTTTTTTAGTCAATAAAATTGATTTATTACCACATCGTTACAATAGTGAATTAGTTAATGAAAATGTGATTAAAACACTTGTAGATCATGAATTTAATAATCAACAAATTGTTTATGTTTCAACACATTCAAACACTAGTTTAAAAAAAGTTATGGATTGTATTAAAAACGCTACTAACAAAAAACAAAAATCTATTTTTTTAGGTAAATCTAATGTTGGAAAATCAAGCTTAATTAATGCTTTATTAGCATTAAATAAAATTAAAACTAAACTTACAATTAGTAGTTATACTAACACAACAATTAACTTAAATAAAATCAATTTATTAGAACACCAAATAATTGATGCGCCTGGGGTTTGTTTTGATGAAAACATTTTAAATTATGTGCGTGATGAAGATAATAAATAAATCATGATTTCATATGGTGCAAAAGCAATTAATTATCAAATTAATCCCCAACAAGCAATTATGATTTCTGGACTTGTTGGTATTCAATATTTACAAGGCCAAAAAACGACATTTACACTATATGTTTCATAACAATTAGATATTCATCGTTGTAAACTAGAAAACTTTATAACAAATTTTAATAATCGTTACTTATTAGCGAAATTTAACTATGTTGACCAAGACATCGAATTTATTGATCATACAATAATATTAAATAAAAACCAAAAAACAAACATTTGTATTGCAGGATTGGGATTATTAGTTATTAACGCTAATGCTGAACAAATTTGCGTTCGTTTACCTAAATGTGTTGGACTAAAAGTTGCAAAATATGCGATCATTTAATTATTAATTAACAAAGAGAGTTTTATTATGAAAATCATTTTATTTTGTGGAGCTTTTGATATGGTTCATAATGCTCATTATCGAACCGGAAAACATTAAGTTTAGAACGCAAATAAGTAAACCAAAACTTGTTTCAATTACTAATGTTGATTCAGTTAATAATAACCAGATTGATATTAACGTAAAATTTGATAATATGAGTTCAGTATATAACAATAAAATCTTGTCATTAACTTATGAATATTTAAATAATGGTCGCAAATAACAAATTTGTCAAACTATTAAATTAGAAACAAATAAGGTTGATTATAGACTTCATTTTAGTAATTTAGTATACAATCGTTCATACACGCTAAAAGAAGTTAAGATATTAACAAACGAACCAATTAATTATCAAATTAATTCATCATCTAATATTAAAAAGATTTTCATAACTAACCCATCAAGAACAAGAATCGAAAGCTTTAAAGCTGCTAATGTACAAGGTTTTGAAAAAATTTCATTTAATATTTCAAATGATGATCAATGATATAACGGCAATCCAAATGATTATGATATTGAAGTTAAAATTAAAAATAGAACTACAAATACATATGTTGAAGGGATTCTTACAAAACTTAATGATAATGGCAAATTAAAAGTTGAATACATCATTAATAATAATAATAATATAATTAATGACCATAACCAATTTATTCTAGAAAAAGTGCATTTTAATAAAAAACCACATAATGACTTAAATACAAATATTAATAATTCTGCGCAAAATATTGTTTATGAATACGATGATAATAGTAATGAAGTCTTTAGCTTTAACTTATTTGATAATTGCGGAATTTCGTGATTAACAGATCAAAAACTAATGTCAATATATAAATATTGAATATGATAAAGAAACTAATACAAATATTTTATACAAATTCGCTATTTCATTTACTGGTAAATTTGAAGACTTAAAAATCGATACTTCAACCGAAGCAAATCCACCAATTTTTGCAAGAATTGCATTGCGTAGTAAAAATGATGGAAAACTATATTATTCTGAAAAAGGTATTATATATAATAATCAAAATTATCGCAATTATGCAGAACAAACAGAATTTAGATTAAAACAAAATAAAAACTGGCCAACTGGTGAATA
This genomic window contains:
- a CDS encoding DUF5385 family protein, which codes for MLDKQEIIESILQADATKGGNSNFLMILIIIIPIILVVVFIMRKKRKQNGENQANVNNKDKSDTNEVWATIKKYLRSIDDKGKEVIDSYVVKRAEPHNLAQMTKQQKIDYKNEQKAIKALKTTNPEQYKIEMERIKKEKRAKPKELYVVLFTTRNAKTLVVDEPRAIECEVRLVKVNKKENRREIDVVRALDYDEEMLWIEPIKAKDDEIYNKRLEADKKKQQKAAERRQKQLEKQKSKTK
- the def gene encoding peptide deformylase → MYNVKFLDLLNANLKPNPQWIFKDPHPVLREVTQDIQGYELSKDDIYYLKKMVRYIDVCYHNQAKKYKIRAGIAIAANQVGWNKRATYIHFDDGNEEHHYLLINPHITKRSSQRAYLNPGEGCLSVDHDRSGYVIRYEKVHVKAYDLISEQFIDKEFSGIIAICIQHEIGHLDAGLYYDNINQDQPFYTEPDWVKIGR
- the parC gene encoding DNA topoisomerase IV subunit A, whose product is MSVNQQKIINTPLDNIVGESYAKYAKYIIQDRALPDIRDGLKPVQRRILYAMSELGIFHDKPYKKSARTVGEVIGKYHPHGDSSIYEAMVRMSQDWKNNLCLLDMHGNKGSIDGDNAAAMRYTETRLSKIASVMLTNLKKDVVKFSPNFDDSEKEPSILPSLFPNLLINGATGIASGYATSIPPHNPNEVFDALIYRIDHPDCSIEKLIKICPAPDFPTGGEIHDLNGCANAHKTGEGKFVIRASIEFKTSEAKINQIIINSIPYETNKALIIKEIEDIIYNKEVAGLIEVRDESDAKGVSIIIDTKKDVNLENVKNYLYKKTSLEISYNTKFIAIVHRTPTLVSLSTYLDAQINHSLDVINKVDLYDLNKVLLRIEIVEGLIKCVDLIDEIIKIIRASDSRQDAKNALIQTFAFTNNQAEAIIMMRLHNLTRTDIFDLRNEWESLQQQAKTLKERIKSLQVRKNYLKQKMIEFKKEFGYQRKTKLFDEFIKAEVNEDQMIEKQSLNLVISRDGYIKTVSKKSFESSKYDELGLKTNDLLFYHNVINSHDRILIITSKAKLINLIAHKISCMRWKDVGEHLNNYAKFDANEKVVAVYVCNEQFKVDEHQLVLGSKLNLIKRIELNELDLNKNSKQISIMKLNENDGLISANLIKKDHNQFVVAISKLGLVLMFLVHEINCLNRLAKGIKIMKLKPNDEISSILIVPNNGYSIQLFLDQGNKCFSISELKLSKRAMTPSPLYLPTKKAQSVLAAFLVGNENVFYLLDEQQKINPYYLPNPKPIKLNSKINKYENDLIITDVVKDSFLSDSVISDFKKISMYANEFDSELLKTNENQEQDDLQLELINEKEEND